A stretch of Pristiophorus japonicus isolate sPriJap1 chromosome 10, sPriJap1.hap1, whole genome shotgun sequence DNA encodes these proteins:
- the fzd4 gene encoding frizzled-4 isoform X2, with protein MCTEKIDIPIGPCGSMCQSVKRRCEPVLKEFGFYWPEALNCSTFPPQNDHNFMCMEGPGDEDIPYHTSKTSISAEEECQNMGGNMDHYIWVKRSLTCVLKCGYDVGLYSRSAKEFTDIWMAVWASLCFLSTAFTVLTFLIDSSRFSYPERPIIFLSMCYNIYSIAYIVRLTVGRERISCDFEDAAEPVLIQEGLKNTGCAIVFLLMYFFGMASSIWWVILTLTWFLAAGLKWGHEAIEMHSSYFHIAAWAIPAVKTIVILIMRLVDADELTGLCYVGNQNIDAVTGFVVAPLFTYLVIGTLFIAAGLVALFKIRSNLQKDGTKTDKLERLMVKIGVFSVLYTVPATCVIACYFYEISNWNLFKYSADDSNTAVEMLKIFMSLLVGITSGMWIWSAKTLHTWQKCSNRLVSSGRTKRDKRGDVWVKPAKGSETVV; from the coding sequence ATGTGCACGGAGAAAATCGACATCCCAATTGGGCCATGCGGCAGCATGTGCCAGTCTGTGAAACGGAGATGTGAACCTGTCCTGAAGGAATTCGGTTTCTATTGGCCTGAGGCATTAAACTGCAGCACATTTCCACCACAAAACGATCACAACTTCATGTGTATGGAGGGGCCGGGAGACGAGGACATCCCCTACCACACCAGCAAAACTTCTATCTCCGCGGAGGAAGAGTGCCAGAACATGGGGGGCAACATGGATCACTATATCTGGGTTAAAAGAAGTCTTACTTGTGTACTGAAATGCGGTTACGATGTGGGCTTGTACAGCAGATCTGCGAAAGAGTTCACTGACATTTGGATGGCAGTTTGGGCCAGTCTGTGTTTTCTATCAACAGCTTTCACAGTTCTGACATTCCTAATCGATTCCTCTCGATTTTCGTACCCAGAGCGCCCTATCATCTTCCTGAGCATGTGCTATAATATTTACAGCATAGCCTATATAGTGAGGCTAACCGTCGGCAGGGAACGTATATCATGTGACTTCGAAGATGCTGCCGAACCTGTGTTAATTCAAGAAGGACTCAAAAATACTGGCTGTGCCATTGTTTTCTTGTTGATGTACTTTTTTGGGATGGCGAGCTCCATCTGGTGGGTAATCTTGACACTGACTTGGTTCTTGGCTGCTGGACTCAAATGGGGACATGAAGCCATAGAGATGCACAGTTCCTATTTCCACATTGCAGCATGGGCCATCCCAGCTGTAAAGACGATTGTTATTCTGATCATGCGGCTAGTAGATGCCGATGAACTCACAGGCTTGTGTTATGTTGGGAACCAGAACATCGATGCAGTCACTGGGTTCGTGGTTGCTCCTTTATTCACATATTTAGTCATAGGAACTTTATTCATTGCAGCTGGTCTGGTGGCTTTGTTCAAAATCAGATCTAATCTTCAGAAAGATGGGACCAAAACAGACAAGCTGGAAAGACTGATGGTAAAAATTGGGGTCTTTTCTGTTCTGTATACAGTACCAGCCACCTGTGTCATCGCCTGTTACTTTTATGAGATCTCAAACTGGAATCTTTTCAAGTATTCAGCAGATGATTCCAATACAGCGGTGGAGATGCTAAAGATTTTTATGTCTTTGTTGGTGGGCATCACTTCTGGCATGTGGATTTGGTCTGCCAAGACATTACATACTTGGCAAAAGTGTTCGAACAGACTCGTGAGTTCAGGACGAACAAAGCGAGATAAACGTGGAGATGTCTGGGTTAAACCAGCAAAAGGCAGTGAAACTGTTGTATAA